CACCGAGGTACAGAAGTCCTACGACGGCTACGTCTCGTCCCGGAATCAATTCAAGAAATTCCAGAGCGCCGCCGACAAGGCGCGCAACAGCTACGGCCTGCAGGCCCAGGACTTCAAGGACAGCCTGATCAACACCATCGACCTATTGCAATCGCAGCAAACCTGGCTGGACGCGCTCCGCCAGCGCAACACCGCCGAGGTGCAGACCTGGCTGGATTGGCTGGCCCTCCAGGTCACCGCGGGAGCCATGCCATGAACTTAGCCGACATCTCCATCAAGAACCCCGTCTTCGCCTGGATGCTGATGTTCGGCCTCATCCTGTTCGGCGCGATCAGCCTGACGAGGATGGGCATCAGCGAGATGCCGGACGTGGACTTTCCCGTGGTCAACATCTCCGTCACCTACGAAGGCGCGGCGCCGGAGATCATGGAATCGGACGTCGTCGACGTCATCGAGGACGCCGTGCTCTCGATACAGGGCATCCGCAATATCACCTCCTCCTCGCGGCAGGAGGAGGCCAACATCACGATCGAGTTCGAATTGAACCGCGACATCGACGTCGCCCTGCAGGAGGTGCAGACCAAGATCGCCCAGGCGCAGAACCGGCTGCCCACCGACATCGACCCGCCGATCGTGACCAAGACCAACCCCGAGGACCAGCCGATCATGTGGATTTCGCTCTCGGGGGACAAGCCGCTGCGCTTCCTGATGGAATATGCCCGCGACCAGCTCAAGGACAAGATGCAGACGGTGAGCGGCGTCGGCGAGGTCCTGCTGAGCGGCTTCGTCGAGCCCAACCTGCGGATCTGGATCGACCCGCAGAAATTGGACGCCTGGGAGCTGACCGTCCAGGACGTCATCGACGCCGTCCAAAGCGAACACCGCGAGATCCCGGCGGGCCGCATCGAGACGAAGGAGAAGGAATACAACCTGCGCTCGATGGGCGAGGTCTTCACCCCCGAGGAGTTCGGCAACATCGTCATCCGCACCCGCGGCGGCCAGCCGATCTACAAGCCCATCTACATGCGCGACGTCGCCAGGGTCGAGGCCGGACTGGACGACATCCGCCGGATCAGCCGCACCAACGGCCTGACCGCCGTCGGCCTGGGGATCAAGAAGCAGCGCGGCTCCAACGCCGTGGCCGTCGCCGACGCGGTGAAAAAGAAAATGGACGAGATCCGCCCCACCCTCCCCGAGGGCCTCAAGCTGGCCGTCAACTTCGACTCGACGCGCTTCATCAAGCAGACGGTCAACGACCTGAGACACGAGTTGGTCCTGGCGGCCATCCTGACCGCGATCGTCTGCCTGCTCTTCCTGGCCTCCTTCACCTCGACCTTCAACATCCTGCTGGCGATCCCCGTGTCGATCGTCGGCAGCTTCACCTTCCTCTACTTCGCCGGCTTCACGATCAACAACTTCACGATGCTGGGCCTCATCCTGGCGATCGGCATCGTGGTCGACGACGCGATCATGATTTTGGAGAACATCGTCCGCCACCAGGAGATGGGCAAGACGCCGATGCAGGCGGCCAAGGACGGCGCGCGCGAAATCACCGGCGCCGCGGTGGCGGCCACGCTGGCGATCATCGCGATCTTCATCCCGGTCATCTTCATGAAGGGGATCATCGGAAAGTTTTTCTTCCAATTCGGCGTGACGATGGCGGTGGCGGTCGGCCTATCCTTGATTGAAGCCCTGACGCTGACCCCGATGCGGCTCTCCTACATGAAGGTCAAGCACGGCGACCAAAACCGCTTCGGCCGCGCGGTCGACGGCGTCTTCGGCGGCCTGATACGCATTTATGAAAGGGTCCTGAGATTCTGCCTGAACTGGCGCTGGTCGGTGATCTTGGTGTCGGTCGCCCTCTTCGCCGCCTCCTTCCTGGTGCTGCCGAAGGTCAAGAAGGAGTTCGTCCCCGCCCAAGACCAGAGCATGTTCTTGATCCGCCTGCAGACCCCGCTGGGCTCGTCGCTGGCCTACACCGACGGCATGATGAAACAGGCCGAGGCGATGATCTCGAAGCATCCGGAGGTCGTGCGTTATTTCGCCGCGGTCGGCGGCTTCGGCGGCGGCGAGGTCAACACCGGTATCGTCTTCGTCACCCTCAAGGACCCCAAGGAGCGGCCCATCGACCCGAAGCTGGGGCGACCGCTAAAGCAATCCGACTTGATGTCCCGGGTCCGCGAGGAGCTCAACACCCTCCCCGACCTGAAGGTGGTCATCCAAGACCTCTCCACCCGCGGCTTCACCGCGCAGCGCGGGTTTCCCGTCGAGTTCACCGTGCGCGGG
This genomic window from Deltaproteobacteria bacterium PRO3 contains:
- a CDS encoding efflux RND transporter permease subunit — encoded protein: MNLADISIKNPVFAWMLMFGLILFGAISLTRMGISEMPDVDFPVVNISVTYEGAAPEIMESDVVDVIEDAVLSIQGIRNITSSSRQEEANITIEFELNRDIDVALQEVQTKIAQAQNRLPTDIDPPIVTKTNPEDQPIMWISLSGDKPLRFLMEYARDQLKDKMQTVSGVGEVLLSGFVEPNLRIWIDPQKLDAWELTVQDVIDAVQSEHREIPAGRIETKEKEYNLRSMGEVFTPEEFGNIVIRTRGGQPIYKPIYMRDVARVEAGLDDIRRISRTNGLTAVGLGIKKQRGSNAVAVADAVKKKMDEIRPTLPEGLKLAVNFDSTRFIKQTVNDLRHELVLAAILTAIVCLLFLASFTSTFNILLAIPVSIVGSFTFLYFAGFTINNFTMLGLILAIGIVVDDAIMILENIVRHQEMGKTPMQAAKDGAREITGAAVAATLAIIAIFIPVIFMKGIIGKFFFQFGVTMAVAVGLSLIEALTLTPMRLSYMKVKHGDQNRFGRAVDGVFGGLIRIYERVLRFCLNWRWSVILVSVALFAASFLVLPKVKKEFVPAQDQSMFLIRLQTPLGSSLAYTDGMMKQAEAMISKHPEVVRYFAAVGGFGGGEVNTGIVFVTLKDPKERPIDPKLGRPLKQSDLMSRVREELNTLPDLKVVIQDLSTRGFTAQRGFPVEFTVRGPDWEKLTQVSEDLMKKMKGNPYFVDVDTDYQFGQPEIQITPNRDAAQARQVSVEDIGRVINAMIGGAKTGKFTESGHRNDIRVRLEEDARQSSKDIDRLYVRNQRGELVKLSDVVTIKQRETLKSITRKDRERAIGIFANVGPGKSQDEALKEVDKLAKETLPAGYRTVLSGSAETFKESFQSLLFVLVLGIIVAYMVLGSQYNSFIHPFTVLLALPFSVSGAWLALYLTHQSLNIYSFIGVILLMGIVKKNSILLVDFTNQRREAGLDKTAALLSACPQRLRPVLMTSFATLAAAVPPALGLGAGSETRVPMATVIIGGVFISTLLTLFVVPCAYSLLAWLERKKYHVEDLEEAPEAAWEDEEKRARA
- a CDS encoding TolC family protein → QAARDAVQLARGEVKIRQGDLLPQADVTANYYPYRAGFQRDIKWDATFNVGIPVFNWETVGQIREAKTLAKQAQLQEELTRRSAGTEVQKSYDGYVSSRNQFKKFQSAADKARNSYGLQAQDFKDSLINTIDLLQSQQTWLDALRQRNTAEVQTWLDWLALQVTAGAMP